GAAAATAAGTTATCATAGCCAGAAAGCTGGACAACTGAGTGCATCCTACCAAAGCATACAAAGTTCAAAAAGGGGTTGCTGGCAATTGTGATGTATATATCTGGTTTGTTAGTGCAAGACAGACACTGGAGTTTCTTGTAGTTCAGGCAAACGTAGCAACTGGTGTTGCCGAACACAGGAAGTGCAGACTGCAGAGCACTGCTCTACTGTGGCTCGATGGCAAGCCTGGGCAACTCATCGGTGTCAAGAGGCATTGGATCCACCACTGTACAGTAGCACATATACTACTAAGAAAAATCTAGCCACCTATTTTGTACTGCACTGTAATGAAACAAAGACATCGAGAAAACTTTAATTAAGCATATTCATTACTATTTCACAGAAAGAACACCAGTGGAGCTCAAGCATTGCTCTGAGCAGTAAGCACACTGCACACAGATAGTTTAGCTTGAATATACCTCATATGTTACTATACCACCAGAAGTTGCTGGTTGACGTAGTGTTGCTGTGCAAAGAGCGCCATTTGCTGAAATTATGCATGTAGTGCGAGGGCCTTGTTGTGAAAATGCCATTATTTTTGAAGCAACATCCTGCCAAAAAGAAGAGgtgatgcatgcatgctcaTCAGCTTGGACTTCAGGTAGAAACATAGAAGAGGAGAATAGGCTAAAAGGTGTCCAATCCGTAGTAGATTGGCGCTAAAAAAACAACCAAGTGGCAAGTGTATGATGATCAAAGCCAGGAAGGACACTCATTGGCCAAGACAGAATCAAGTCAACAAATAATGACATAAATATATGCAATCTCCTGAATTGTAAAATTACTAATTCAGAAACAAATGAAAGGTTTATACGGAGTATTCTGTAAATGGCATTGACAACTCAAATAAACTCAAAAAGGGAACAAGTTTAAAGATGCTGAAGAATACATTATATGTTAGTTTGGTATTTATTATAGGAAGCTTATGCTACACATCTCTCTTCTTAGCTCTCACTTATGTATTTGGTTGTATTACTTGAGATCCCACCAGCAGACAGATGTAATATGTAAGGCACAAAGACTTATTACAATTTACAAACCACAAGCAAGAAATCAAAAACTTAAGTTCTCCAAAAGTAACTTTGTCACAACAAGACAACATAAGCAGACAAATAATGAATTTCAGCTCGTACTAGATAGCAGAGAGGGGAGCATTTTCAGGTACCTCATTAGGCTTCACTGTTATTATGTGGGGAGTAAAAGATGTCCCGGAAGATCCTGAAAATCAGCACATAAAAGAACATATATATCAGATCTGGCATATAATTATTGATCCACACAAAGTGGTCAAGTTCAGTTGAGGTTAAAAgagacccaaaaaaaaactacgaAATCTGACAAATGGCATTATCATTATCATTCTGACCGTGCCACATGGGTAAGGACTATGGAACAGAACAAACTACTACTAATATGTAAACCGAGTTGACACTGCCCTGTTCTGCAGGGGCAAGTGTAGAAGTTATTGTAATTCAAAACATGCAAAAAGGACATCAGCAAAATATTGTCCATTTGTCAGTATATGCACATAGATTGGCTCTTAATAGAAAGTAACATATATAAAAGAAACCAATCACCAATGAATGTTCAATATTCAAAGACTAAGCTCATATTTGAATAATTCCTACTTTTCCTGTTTAGACTGTGCCCAGTGCAACACCAGGAAAGGATAAAGAGTGCTTGTACTTTTCTTTATTATTCAAATCTCTGCCTGCACTATTCTGCCATATTTTTATTCCTTCAGAATGATGAGGgatccttaaaaaaattattccaCACATGCCCTTTTTAATGCACACAAGCAAACACATGAATTAATTCCATTTCCAACAATCACACTCCATACCCGCCACAAGCTTGGACCATATTTTTCCAAAGCTACAGGCCAAGCAACATTGCACTTTTCAGTCATATTAAGCCATATCATTTCAGAGTTCAGATATAAACCCAAAGCAGAGAAATGATGCAGGCTTACCCAAAGCAtctagctgtttttttttcccggaTCCTGGGGGTCGCCCTCTGCGCTTCCCGTCAGGGTTCGAGTTCGATCCTGCACCACCTGAAGGTCCGCCGGCCTCCGTCCCTGCTGCAGCCGCGGGCTTCAGTCCCAACCCGATGTTCCCGTCAGGACCATACTTCCTCGGCctccccctcttcttcttcacGAGCTCCCCTCCGCCGACCGccgtgccgccaccgccggaaccGGGCTGCTGCTGCATGCCCTGCACGACGGGATCGGTGCGGTACATGGTCCCCGACATATCCGCGGGCTTCATAGGCGACGAGGCGGTCGGCGACGCCATGGGGTTGAACGAGAGCGGCACCCCGTGCATAACATTCGCCGACCCCGGCGGcatcgccggcgcggcgccgtAGGGGTGCTGAGGCAtcatcacgccgccgccggccggcggcggcgagctcacgcgcggctgctgctgctgctcccggcCATCCATCCCGGCAGCGAAACCCTAGGGCACCCACCCCCACCTGAatcgaagccgccgccgccgccgcagcagccgctcCTCGCGACCTCTCCTCACCTGCGCGTTTCGCCGAACAGTTCACATGCACCGTTCGGCGCGGCGGTTGTACGTGAGCTCTATGCACCGGAAAACAAATCTCGAAATCGAATAAAATACATCggaaatggaggaggaggaggaggggacagAATTTCTGCGGATGCGGAGAAAAAAATTGGGAGGAGAAATGGAGAAAACAGGGGGGGAGGTGGCGAGGCGAGAGGGGTTACCTCACTGTGAGGGgtcagatcagatcagatctGAGTGACGAGAAAACGCGAGATATCGAGTAAAATAACTCGCTGCCTCCTGGCTCGCCGCGGCGTCAGGACGAGAATAGGAAACTTACTACTGTACTGTATTTGAACCTTTTTCGTGATGAAAATTGTTGTTTTTTCTACAAATCTATCTATTTTCgtttagattattttttttaagtcaagaGAGAACTTTATTAATGACTAAATAGAGGGTTACATTCTTGATTTAACAAGTCTAGGATTATGCGGGGGCGGCGCACAGCCTCTACTCCCCACACGACCTAGTACTCATTGCCATTTGTGCTAACACATGAGCAACCCTATTAGCTTCTCTCTTAATCTTGTGCACTTGCACCCGTTGGATACATTGTATCACACCTTTGATTTCTGCAACCGTCGTCGCCCAGGAGGATCTTGAAGCTACCTGCTGTGTTAGAGCCTTAACAACATCAGCATTGTCTAGCTCCAGAATAATCGGCATATGAATCCACTTCATTGCTTCTTTGAGCCCTTCTAAACATGCTAGCACTTCTGCTTCAGCCGCTGAGGTACACTGATGCAAAGTTTTATATGCAGCCAGGAGTACTAGCCCCTGCAATCTCTGATGATAATCCCAGCGCTTGCTTCGCCTGTTTCAGTTCTATAAGCTGCGTCCACATTGAGCTTTGCACTTCCATCAGGCGGGCAACTCCACTTTTCTTTCTCTGCATTCAACTGACATGTCTGCTCTTTCTGACATGGATCCTGAAACATAGGTCCTTTCCCCTTGATGTCTTCCATGTGTTTTCGGGCGGGCAACTGTAGGTTATCATAATTAATCAAAAAACGCACCGAATCTGTAATAGGGACATTACCTTTACCATGAACCACCTCATTCCTAATATACTAGGCTCTCCACAACAAGTATAAAACCTGGGCCTTCTTTTCACTGCTTAGTCTGTCTAGCAGAACTAGAAGCCAATCTGGTCCTGTCATTGAAAACAAGCTTTCATCTGGCAGTGTCCAATGTTCTCTCAATGAAGCTCGCAACGCTTTGGCCAGCGTACACTCCACTGTTGCATGGAACCCCGTCTCCTCCTTCTGTCCGCAAATTGGGCAGGTTCCAAACATCTCaatcttcctcttttttttattctccCAAGTGGCCAATCTGTCCTGAGCTAATTTCCAGGCAAAAACCCTCACTTTTGGCTGAACATTCGCTTTCCACACATTATCCCAGATTTTTCTTCCATCTGCTCCCCCCGAGCTTGAAGAAGCTTGCTCTGATGTTTTCCTAGCAAGGTTCCAAGCCAATCTATAAACACTTCTTACTGAAAATATGCCAGTTTTCTCATAATGCCACGCTGGGAAATCCTCTTCCTCCCGTTGTGGTATTCGAATTTTCAGAATTTCGTCCGCATCCTCCTCTCTTATAATGTGTCTGATTAAGGGCTCATTCCATGTTTTAGTGTCGGTGACGATTAACTCCCGGACATATATAAGCCTATTCCAGGTTTTCTTCTCCAAAATCTTTAGATTTTCCCCATGTGCAACCCAGTGGTTCCTCCATATCTTTGTCTTACTTCCATCTCCTATCCTCCATATCAGCCCCTTCTTTAGCAACTCTAGCCCATGCACAATTCCTTTCCATGTCGGCGATGAAACTGACGGGAACGCTGTATCAGTTATTGTCCCATTTGGATAGTACTTTGCCTTCAGAACTCGTGCGCATAAGCTATCAGGCGATTCGATTAATCTCCACGCTTGCCGAGCAAGGAGAGCCTGATTAAAACATCGGATATCCCGAAAGCCCAGTCCACCCAAAAGTTTTGGGCTTGTAAGTTTCTCCCAGGCAATCCAATGAACCTTCTTCTCCCCTTTTTCATGCCCCCACCAGAAATTCCGGACGAGTTGTTCATATTCTTCGCAAAACCGCTCTGGCATCTTGAACACTCCCATTGTATAAGTCGGCAAGGCTTGAGCAACACTTTTAATCAAAGCTTCCTTCCCAGCTAAAGAAAGGAATCTCTCACTCCAATCTGTAAGCCTCTTCTCAAACCTCTCTTTAATTGGTTGGAATTGCTCAGCCTTCATTCTTCCATCTGGGGTTGGGAGTCCCAGACACTTATCATCAAAGCATGTTCTTTCAACTTGCAATACAGCTTTGATTCCATCTTGTCTCTCCTGCGGGCAGAGAGCACTAAACAATAACGAACATTCTTTTGGATTAATGAGTTGCCCTGTACACCGCTCATATAAATCCAGTGCCTCTTTAATTCTCGTCGCTTGGATCACTTCAGCCTTAAAAAATAACAAACTGTCATCCGCAAATAACAGGTGCGACACACCAGGAGCAGAGCGACAGACCTTTAGAGGCTGAATCTGTCTTTCATCCCTCCTTCTTTGCAGAATATTTGATAGGCCGTCAGCAATAAAAAGAAATAGGTATGGATTGAGTGGGTCTCCTTCCCGCAAACCTCTTGTTGGGTAAAACGGTTCAAGCATATTCCCATTCAGTCGAACACTATACCTTACAGACGTCACACATGACATTATCCACTTTCTCCAGATATTTCCAAACCCCAACTTTTGCAATGCTCCATCCAAGAATCCCCAGTCGACTCTGTCGTAAGCTTTTGAAAGATCCAGCTTTAACGCACAGAAGTCTTGGCTTTCTCGTGTACACTTATGTATGGAATGAAAGCACTCAAAGGCTACTAATGCATTGTCTGTAATCATACGCCCGGGCACAAAGGCACTCTGGGTCTCCGATATAATCTCTTGCAACAAAGGCCTAAGCCGATTGACTAAGCATTTAGCCACCACTTTGTAAATCACATTACAAAGGCTGACTGGTCTGAAATCCTTCATCTCCACCGGTGCATTCGTTTTTGGAATCATGACAATAACAGTATCATTCATTCCTTCCTTCCATTCTCCAGTTTCAAAAAACTCTCGGACACCTTCAATCACGTCCCTCTTTAGGACACCCCAATTGCGTTGAAAGAAGCGTGCCGGAAAACCATCGGGACCCGGTGCTTTGAGAGGACCAATCTGGAATAAGGCGTCACTAATCTCTTCATCCGTAAAAGGCTTTGTCAACATGCCATTCATTTCATCTGTTATTTTTGGTTCAAACATATTCAACAGCTCACCTGGATTAAGGCTTTCATCCTTCGTGTACAGATCTCGGAAGAAGCTGCGTGCGATCTCTCCTAACTCCTCTTCTTTACTGCACATCATACCATCTGATCTTCTCAGCTTCTTAATCAGGTTTTTCCGTGCTCTCCAAGACGCTTTCAAATGAAAGTAGCGAGTATTCCGATCGCCTTCTTTCAGCCAGGTGATCCGGGATCTCTGCTTCCACCAAATCTCTTCGCGATGGAGCAGTTCCTGCAAAAAAATTTTCAGCCTGTGAACATCCGGTTCTGAGTCTTCCCTTCCTCTCATTCTCATTTCTTCTAGCTCTCTTCTGCATCTTTCAATGCTCTTCTTTATATTTCCAATTTTATCTCTGCTCCACCTTTTGAGATTCTCCATAGTATATGCTAACTTTGTTCTGACATCTCCCAAATTTTTCGCCAGACCCCCATCATCCCATGATTCATGTTCTATCGAATTAAAGGATTTCACTCTTTCCCATACTGCTTCAAAACAATTAATCTTGCTTCGTCTTCTCTGCTGCATATTTCCACCCTTCTCCAACAAGAGTGGCACGTGGTCAGAGCAAGCAGTCGTTAGATGCATGATGTTTGCTTGGTCAAACATAGCTCTCCATACCGGCGAAGCTACTGCCCGATCTAAGCGCACCTTGACGTTGTTTGGGCTTGCCTGGTTATTATCATAGGTCCAGGGAACACCCTGAAAACCTATGTCTTGTAGATCACATTCAACCAAAACCTCTCTAAAGTCCCTCATCTGTCTCTCTGAATGCTTCACTCGGGATCGATGCTCTATTTGCCACATAGCCTCATTGAAATCTCCTATCATTAACCACGGATCTGAAGCATTCAATCTAATCCGCCTGAGCAGGTTCCACATCTCATGTCGGTTTTGTGCCTTTGGTTCTCCATAAACAAAGGTTGCTGTCCATCTTGCTCCTTCCGGTTCAGTGATGATGACATCAATGTGTCTCATATTATATGATTTGAGTTCCACCTTCAAACTCTCGTCCCAAAACAGGGCTAAACCTCCCCCCTTTCCAACGCCATTCACCACAAAACATCTCCTTAAACCCAACCTCCATTTTAGATTACTCACATAAAACTGGTCTTGCCTAGTTTCCGAAAGGAACACTATTTTTGAGCTATGAGTCTGTACCATGCAGACTAGATCTTGAACTGTCCGGGCGTGCCCCAACCCCTAGCAGTTCCAGGCTAGGATACACATTAGGCCCGGCGGTGCTCCTCGAGGGAGCCCGCCGATGTTGCCAAGTCATCAAAGTGAGTGTCTTCCCCTTTCTTCTTCTGTCGTTTGCTGTCTCTTGAGGACGATTTACCTTCTTCTAGGCTGCGTGTTTCATCTACATCATTTCTCACTTCTTCACCAATAATGTCTCCTTCTGCACGTCCATGTGGCTTATCCATCAGCAGCAGTTGATCCGTCTTTGTTTCATGCCCCAGCAGCTCGCCAATTGCAAGCCTCCTTTTAGCAGAAGAAGAGCCACCAGTATACTTTGCGATCGCTTTGGATGGACTGCTCGCCGTGTCAATCATATCCTCATCCTCCATCTCCTCAGGATTGCCTGACTCAGAACCAACCCTATTATTACAATCATTCCTCTCCCGACCTCTTCCACTTCCTCTTCCTCGACCTCCTCCAAAACCCCAACTGCCTCTTCTGAAATCTTGGGCTATCAGATTATCCGGGTATTGTATAGCTTCGGGTGGGTGAACACCATCACCATGCTCCTTTGTGACATGCCCAACAAAACCACAAACACCGCAAAAAATCGGCATTTTCTCATACATAACGCGGAACATCCACTTCTTTTTATTTAGAGTGGTACTTACCACCCTCGTGAGCGGCTTACGAACATCCAGCATCACGCGCACTCGGGCCCCCTCACTGCTTCCCCGAACCGAGGCTGCATCTAATTTAACAATGCTCCTAGCTCTACGCGCAAGCTGAGTTGCAATGCTACCCGTCCTGATCTTCTCCTTCAGATCATGGATTTGGATCCATGCTGGGTAGGTATAGAGATTAACAGATTCAATCTTAGACCAGCCATCATATTCTGCGAGGAGCACCGGACATCCTCGAAAGGTCCATGGACCTTCATTCATAACTCGTTCCCAATCCCCCAAACAATTGAATTGGATCGAGAACAGATTGTCTTTTATTGCTCTGAAATCTACTTCTTTCGCGTAGTTCCATGCTGAGCGCATACTCCCAAAGAAAGCCCCATGACTAAACGATCACTTCGTATGAACTGTGGCTAGGGCTAGCCATCTTGCATCTGCTTCAAGCTCCTCTAGATCTTCCTCCAATTCcacatcctcctcctcatctgcCCTTAGGTCAAGCCCCTCCAGCATAACTTCGATTTCCTCCTTTTCCTTCCCCCGATCCGCCGCAGGCACCTTGCTGCCCGTCGCAGCCTGTTTCTCCGACGTTGAACCTTCGCTCGCCATGGCTGTTGTGTTCCCCTTCCTTATCCTGTAGTGCTATAAGCAAGCACGTTGAATTCTACTCGAGATCTGGGAAGAAACCGAGTCGATAACGTAAATCGCCGAGAGACtccttgtcgccgccgccaggaggATAGAAACCCTAGTTTTCAGGGTATGGAGTTAACTATTTTCGTTTAGATTAGGTAGCTGATAAAACAATCTTGCTAATCTATAGCTGTTACGTGGGGAAAACAGTTCTCATTTTTCTTCGGCAAGAATGATATCTTCCAATTCAAGTAAGAAAAAGGACGTGACAACTACTAATGTTCCACTACGATTTACGTCCACAGAAGTATTAGGACTTAAAATAACGACAGTTTTCTTTGATGGTAAAATTTGATCACGTACCTTCCTTAGGATTAAAATGGAGGATTACCTCcgccccaaaatataacaacttttagctctcagaatttgtcccaaaatataacaacttttccaccaacattctcttcccaaccaatcacaacccttcaccattcactttttccacctacctccattactcatccaatcacaaccctccgcCACTCACTTCAacctacttttttaataatCGTGTCCAcctctaaaatttcttatattttggaacggagggagtacctttttTACCAATATTTGAGTGACATACTAAGCCTCCCATTTATAAGCCGTTGTTAAGATTTGAATTttataatttgatttttttaaaaaaaagttgcttTTAGAGATATTTTATCATAATTTACTTTGCAGCATTGACTTATGACTTAGAACAtagatataaaagtttttagtTTCAAGTTATCTTTTGGTTCTTACTTTATGCCAAACGACAGGAGACTTATTCCAACAATGCGGCTATTCTTGTCATGTTTGATGGTTGTTACCCGTTAGCACAAACCCCATGCAACCATATTAAAATAACCAGTCACTTATTCTCTTATTATTGTGAGAACATGGTTATAAGTTAGTTATCATAATTGATATAATCAACCttgttttgggaaaaaaattgctTAACAATGTCAAGTAGAAAAATTTGCCAAATATTATAACTTCTACGTGAAAGAGACAACATGtctctgagaaaaaaaatgtcaaaaagGACTTGACCcaagatttttcttgggaaCAGATCAAATTTTGCACTGAGCTGACCCAAGATTTTACAGACTAAGAGGGATTTACTTATTTGTAGCCGAGAGATTTTGTACGGTAGGTTCTTTGATCCGAGCCGTTAGACACAAATCGGACGACATTGACATGCTCCTTGTCACC
This window of the Oryza sativa Japonica Group chromosome 4, ASM3414082v1 genome carries:
- the LOC4336816 gene encoding AT-hook motif nuclear-localized protein 10; this encodes MDGREQQQQPRVSSPPPAGGGVMMPQHPYGAAPAMPPGSANVMHGVPLSFNPMASPTASSPMKPADMSGTMYRTDPVVQGMQQQPGSGGGGTAVGGGELVKKKRGRPRKYGPDGNIGLGLKPAAAAGTEAGGPSGGAGSNSNPDGKRRGRPPGSGKKKQLDALGSSGTSFTPHIITVKPNEDVASKIMAFSQQGPRTTCIISANGALCTATLRQPATSGGIVTYEGHFDILSLSGSFLLAEDGDTRSRTGGLSVALAGSDGRIVGGCVAGMLMAATPVQVVVGSFIAEGKKGKEEHLKREPTSAPTPNHAAGFGAATAASPPSDGSSSDHSDDPGSPMGPNGSTFNNSGHPMHSSYAPVSWSLSGNQGRYDPDLKMMTD